In Chelonia mydas isolate rCheMyd1 chromosome 10, rCheMyd1.pri.v2, whole genome shotgun sequence, a single window of DNA contains:
- the UNKL gene encoding putative E3 ubiquitin-protein ligase UNKL isoform X13, whose product MAPHQQQTQPLKSEHSMLGTSASSHNSLGVTGSIWDFITGSFSPSPSPILNSGTVPSTNSNTSGSELAHVRQELDDANRKIKEWDDSWQQVKQACDAWQKEAQEAKERAKVAEADKKLALRKKEDLENKLKKLQEQFDICLSTTVLHMKSYGDIKKIPLPKLHSLQNQLRLDLETVDGVIFQLHSKKCVVCQEHDRSVILKPCQHYVLCEHCAAKQQECPCCKMKKRNGDEKSWYL is encoded by the exons ATGGCTCCTCACCAACAGCAGACTCAGCCTTTGAAATCAGAACATAGTATGTTAGGCacttcagcctcttctcataactCTTTAG GTGTTACAGGGAGCATTTGGGACTTCATAACTGGGAGTTTCTCTCCTAGTCCATCCCCAATATTGAACAGTGGTACTGTACCCTCAACAAACTCAAACACCAGTGGAAGTGAATTAGCTCACGTTAGACAGGAACTTGATGATGCCAATCGAAAAATAAAAGAATGGGACGATTCTTGGCAACAAGTAAAGCAG GCATGTGATGCATGGCAAAAAGAGGCCCAAGAGGCAAAGGAACGTGCTAAAGTGGCAGAAGCTGACAAAAAACTAGCTCTTCGGAAAAAAGAAGActtagaaaataaattaaaaaagctGCAGGAACAATTTGATATATGTCTGTCCACTACAGTACTCCATATGAAAAGCTATGGCGATATAAAAAAGATACCATTACCAAAGCTTCATTCTTTACAAAACCAGCTGCGTTTAGATTTAGAAACAGTAGATGGG GTAATTTTCCAACTTCATTCAAAGAAGTGTGTTGTATGCCAAGAACATGACCGGAGTGTAATCCTGAAGCCATGTCAACATTATGTACTTTGTGAACACTGTGCAGCTAAACAACAGGAATGTCCTTGCTGCAAGATGAAAAAAAGAAATGGTGATGAAAAGTCATGGTACTTATAA